From a single Kryptolebias marmoratus isolate JLee-2015 linkage group LG6, ASM164957v2, whole genome shotgun sequence genomic region:
- the lats2 gene encoding serine/threonine-protein kinase LATS2, whose amino-acid sequence MRPKTFPANPYVGNTRQRLQEIKEGLKQPAKLVSQALHGGSSRTEGSRGADAKSGKDTASRQQQLRPPQKFNNYQNALREIRRSLMPFANESGEAGEVNRQMLQELVDAGCDQEMAVRALKQTGSRNIEAALEYISKMGYLDPRNELIVRVIKQTSPGKVGMPSTMDHRPALEASVEAGAMPPYHQMGAPMYDGAAVYGPEGEMTRPYMGAPPVMNYMMSPSNAAQGPTMGNPMGRPPSVGSYPPVMPTQSNPGSTMYPQVAQQKGYPGSMEQHGPMMSYNVPGQPLQLPPQPPGGPVPGSHYDYGHSRHNMMESSVYGVKRTPSFQSKMQPSPQMAPPDNYVNMQGKGSIGQNGPGGGYPANMYLPPHSHPRQASPTSHQVHMMSRSPCGVAAMGPDFSDLPQGLMTPSRASLNLDLYDHHWAGPPGPEGAPPARQPQPQGPFRGEVRVPSRTNSFNNRSAGPNGVRPTMAAPPATGKQESSLGPPNTITAVTSPPIQQPVKSIRVMRPEPKTAVGPCHPGWMTAQTQDTTEPLATMPEETYPLEPAPEPRCPPPPYPKNLLMPGAGGEPGVLEGAGALCGALDLNSPAARNTHSGSGGSGKTEDNQQVKEKTKIGKGEKVVKDKKQIQTSPVPVRKNGRDEEKRESRIKSYSPFAFKFYMEQHIENVMKTYQQKLNRRLQLEQEMSKAGLSQAEQEQMRKMLNQKESNYNRLRRAKMDKSMFVKIKTLGIGAFGEVCLTRKVDTGALYAMKTLRKKDVLNRNQVAHVKAERDILAEADNEWVVRLYYSFQDRDSLYFVMDYIPGGDMMSLLIRMGVFPEPLARFYVAELTLAIESVHKMGFIHRDIKPDNILIDVDGHIKLTDFGLCTGFRWTHNSKYYQKGSHIRQDSMEPSDLWDDVSNCRCGDRLMTLEQRAHRQHQRCLAHSLVGTPNYIAPEVLLRKGYTQLCDWWSVGVILFEMLVGQPPFLAPTPTETQIKVINWESTLQVPPQVKLSPESVDIIGRLCCSAEDRLGANGASEIKAHPFFSEVDFSSNLRQQPAPYRPKIAHPMDTSNFDPVGEDGGPGAWSDSEDSTRALDALCSPHGKHPEHAFYEFTFRRFFDDNGCPFRYPKPLEAGEASSSMSGAANMGPEEEEEEEEEELGQEEEEEEDEEEGEQGEGCEPVYV is encoded by the exons ATGAGGCCCAAGACTTTCCCAGCTAACCCATACGTGGGCAACACGCGGCAGAGGCTTCAGGAGATTAAGGAGGGCCTGAAGCAACCGGCCAAGCTGGTGAGCCAGGCCCTGCACGGAGGCAGCTCTCGGACCGAGGGCAGCAGGGGGGCCGACGCCAAGAGCGGGAAAGACACGGCCAGCCGCCAGCAGCAGCTCCGACCGCCGCAGAAGTTCAACAACTACCAGAATGCGCTGCGAGAGATCCGCAGGTCCCTCATGCCCTTCGCCAATGAGTCAGGGGAAGCCGGAGAGGTGAACCGGCAGATGCTGCAGGAGCTCGTCGATGCCGGCTGCGACCAG gAAATGGCGGTGCGGGCCCTGAAGCAGACGGGCAGCAGGAATATCGAAGCAGCCTTAGAGTACATCAGTAAAATGGGTTACCTCGACCCTCGCAATGAGCTCATTGTTCGTGTCATCAAACAGACTTCACCAG GTAAAGTTGGCATGCCAAGCACAATGGACCACCGGCCCGCGCTAGAGGCTTCAGTTGAGGCAGGGGCCATGCCTCCATATCATCAGATGGGGGCTCCTATGTATGATGGGGCGGCAGTTTATGGCCCAGAGGGTGAGATGACCAGACCCTACATGGGTGCTCCTCCTGTTATGAACTACATGATGTCCCCCTCTAATGCAGCGCAGGGTCCTACAATGGGGAATCCAATGGGTCGACCTCCCAGCGTGGGTAGCTATCCACCAGTGATGCCCACCCAGAGCAACCCCGGCAGCACCATGTACCCCCAAGTAGCTCAGCAGAAGGGCTACCCTGGCAGCATGGAGCAGCACGGGCCCATGATGAGCTACAATGTCCCAGGCCAGCCTTTGCAGCTCCCACCACAGCCACCAGGGGGTCCTGTCCCAGGTTCACACTATGATTATGGTCATTCCAGGCACAACATGATGGAGTCTTCAGTGTATGGAGTCAAGAGAACCCCCTCTTTCCAAAGCAAAATGCAGCCATCGCCCCAGATGGCTCCTCCAGACAACTATGTCAACATGCAGGGGAAAGGGAGCATAGGTCAGAATGGGCCAGGAGGAGGATATCCTGCTAACATGTACCTTCCCCCTCACTCCCACCCCCGACAGGCCAGCCCCACCTCTCACCAGGTGCACATGATGTCCCGCTCCCCTTGTGGAGTGGCAGCCATGGGCCCTGACTTCTCAGATCTGCCCCAGGGATTGATGACACCCTCCAGGGCCAGCCTCAACCTGGACCTGTATGACCACCACTGGGCAGGCCCTCCAGGTCCTGAAGGAGCCCCTCCAGCAAGGCAACCCCAGCCCCAGGGCCCGTTCAGAGGTGAGGTGCGCGTGCCCAGCAGAACAAACTCCTTCAACAATCGTTCTGCAGGTCCAAATGGTGTCCGACCCACGATGGCTGCACCTCCTGCAACTGGGAAACAGGAGTCTTCACTGGGCCCTCCAAACACTATCACAGCTGTAACCTCCCCACCCATCCAACAGCCTGTGAAGAGTATCCGAGTGATGAGGCCGGAGCCCAAGACCGCTGTGGGACCATGCCACCCTGGCTGGATGACAGCTCAGACACAGGATACCACAGAACCTCTGGCCACCATGCCAGAGGAGACTTACCCACTTGAGCCTGCACCGGAGCCACGCTGCCCTCCGCCACCTTATCCCAAAAATCTGCTCATGCCTGGAGCAGGTGGAGAACCAGGGGTCCTGGAGGGAGCTGGAGCTCTCTGTGGTGCTCTAGACCTCAACAGCCCTGCTGCCAGAAATACACACAGTGGCAGCGGGGGGAGCGGAAAGACTGAGGACAACCAGCAGGTgaaagagaagacaaaaataggcAAAGGAGAAAAAGTGGTGAAGGACAAGAAGCAGATCCAGACTTCTCCTGTACCTGTGAGGAAAAATGGGCGAGATGAAGAAAAGAGAGAGTCCCGCATCAAATCCTACTCACCTTTCGCCTTCAAATTTTATATGGAGCAGCACATAGAGAATGTGATGAAGACCTACCAGCAGAAACTGAACCGCAGACTTCAGCTGGAGCAAGAGATGTCCAAA GCTGGCCTGTCGCAAGCAGAGCAGGAACAGATGAGGAAGATGCTGAACCAAAAGGAGTCCAACTACAACAGGCTGCGCCGTGCCAAAATGGACAAGTCCATGTTCGTCAAAATCAAGACTCTAGGCATAGGTGCTTTTGGTGAAGTGTGCCTTACACGTAAAGTAGACACCGGTGCACTTTATGCCATGAAAACGCTGCGCAAGAAAGATGTCCTTAACCGCAACCAG GTAGCCCACGTGAAAGCAGAGCGGGACATCCTGGCCGAGGCAGACAACGAGTGGGTGGTGCGTCTCTACTATTCTTTCCAGGACCGAGACAGCCTCTACTTCGTCATGGACTACATCCCCGGCGGAGACATGATGAGCCTTCTAATCCGAATGGGGGTCTTCCCCGAACCTCTGGCGCGTTTCTATGTGGCTGAGCTGACACTGGCCATTGAGAGCGTCCACAAGATGGGTTTCATCCACCGCGACATCAAGCCAGACAACATCCTCATTGACGTGGACGGGCACATCAAGCTGACTGATTTTGGTCTGTGTACAGGCTTCCGCTGGACACACAACTCCAAGTACTACCAGAAAG GGAGTCACATTAGACAGGACAGCATGGAGCCCAGTGACCTTTGGGATGATGTATCCAACTGTCGCTGTGGCGACCGGCTGATGACACTGGAGCAACGGGCCCACCGCCAGCACCAGCGCTGCCTGGCCCATTCGCTGGTGGGAACGCCTAATTACATCGCACCCGAGGTTCTGCTGCGCAAAG gGTATACTCAGTTGTGTGACTGGTGGAGTGTGGGAGTGATCCTTTTTGAGATGTTGGTGGGACAGCCACCCTTCCTTGCTCCGACACCTACAGAGACGCAGATTAAG GTCATAAACTGGGAAAGTACACTACAGGTCCCTCCACAGGTCAAACTGAGCCCAGAGTCTGTCGACATCATCGGCCgtctctgctgctctgcagaGGACCGCCTGGGTGCCAACGGTGCCAGCGAGATCAAGGCTCACCCCTTCTTCTCTGAGGTGGACTTCTCCAGCAATCTGCGGCAGCAGCCGGCACCCTACAGGCCCAAGATCGCTCACCCAATGGACACGTCCAACTTTGACCCGGTGGGGGAGGATGGGGGCCCGGGAGCATGGAGCGACAGCGAGGACAGCACCCGGGCCCTGGACGCCCTCTGCTCTCCTCACGGGAAGCACCCAGAGCACGCCTTCTACGAGTTCACCTTCCGCAGGTTCTTTGATGACAATGGCTGCCCCTTCCGTTACCCAAAACCACTCGAGGCCGGCGAGGCATCATCAAGCATGAGCGGAGCTGCCAACATGGgcccagaggaggaggaggaagaggaggaggaggagttgggccaggaagaggaagaagaagaggacgaggaggagggagagcagGGAGAGGGTTGTGAGCCAGTGTATGTTTAG